AATGCTAGCGGCACTTCTTCGAATTTGAGAAGTCAAGCCAAATATCTCTTCCCTGGGAAAATCTTGAGTAATCTTATATAACAACTTCTTTAAAGTTCTTGCTTCCTGCCAAACTTCCAGCTTTTCAAAACTGTATGTATAAAATCTCTTATCCATTTCAACTCCCCCTATTTTTTAATTAACCCTCAATCAACAACCCCCCTTCTCTACAGCTCAACGATTCTACAGTTCTACCTCCTCTACAATTCTACCCCTTACAATTTCACTTCCTTGATGTCTTCGATATTGTCCAAAAACCATTGGTACGTAGATCGAATACCCTCCTTGAGATCGATGCTGTAGGTCCAGCCGGCTTCTTTCATGCGGGAGACGTCCATCAGTTTGCGGGGGGTGCCGTCGGGTTTGGTGGAGTCCCAGACGATTTCGCCTTTGTGTCCTGTGATATTCTGAATAGTTTCGGCCAGCTGTCTGATGGTGATGTCTTTACCGGTTCCCACGTTGTACAGATCGTGCTCCATTTTGTGGGTCAGGGTAAACAGAACAGCGGAGGCCACATCATCGACATGCAGGAACTCGCGCATGGGTGAGCCGCTTCCCCAGAGGGTTACCGGACTGTGGCCCGCCTCTTTTGCGTCATGAAATTTGCGGATCATGGCGGGCAGTACATGGGATGTTTCCAGGTCAAAATTGTCATGGGGCCCATAAAGGTTTGTGGGCATGAGAGAGACATAATCATGATTGTACTGCTCACGCAGCGCCTCAACCATCTTCACACCCGTGATTTTGGCTATGGCGTACCACTGGTTGGTTGGCTCAAGCGGTCCGGTTAGCAGGCTCTCTTCATTCAGCGGTTGCTCCGCCAGCTTGGGATAGATGCAGGAGCTGCCCAGGAA
This DNA window, taken from Rhodohalobacter mucosus, encodes the following:
- a CDS encoding GDP-L-fucose synthase family protein, producing MQESNKIYIAGHRGMVGSAIKRRLESEGFQKLIYRTSSELDLRNQHAVREFFETEKPDVVIDAAARVGGILANRDYPWQFLYENLQIQNNIIAAAHENDVQKLIFLGSSCIYPKLAEQPLNEESLLTGPLEPTNQWYAIAKITGVKMVEALREQYNHDYVSLMPTNLYGPHDNFDLETSHVLPAMIRKFHDAKEAGHSPVTLWGSGSPMREFLHVDDVASAVLFTLTHKMEHDLYNVGTGKDITIRQLAETIQNITGHKGEIVWDSTKPDGTPRKLMDVSRMKEAGWTYSIDLKEGIRSTYQWFLDNIEDIKEVKL